GACATTGGTGACCagtattttgattgttttttaaattgtgcttatTTGTGATGAGCAAGACAgcatttttcatagttttgtaGAATAAAAATGCTATAAATTAGTTTGTCTCTTATAATTTCTTCTagtctcttattttaaaatactagcaCAGTGAAATGTTCATTTAGTAAATTGTGCATGATGGTGAAATGTTAAGTCCTTGTGTTTTGATCACATCGTGTATTTAGGACTCTCCGTTCACTGGATATGTTAGGCCTCACATCCTTCTTATTTTGTgcgtcttgttgcctttgttcattgaaCATTACACCTGGGCATGGGtgccacacattttattattttatatgtatttagtAATGTTTGTCTAATTGTTACTTTCTTTTTGAAGAATATGAGAAAGTAAAGCAATTTtgttatgacattttttttctttctgaagttgctgtatataattttaatttaatcattttgcCTTTGCTAATGTCCTTAACAAGCAGTGGAGCAGTGAGATAAGCACTTTGTGTTGCCTGTGCAGTTTTACCACTCCTCAGGTTGGCATGACTGGTCTGCCTCAGTGGTCCTCCCAGTGATGTTGTGTGGAGATTTGTGCTCATGACTGGGTGAGTCTAAGAGGAGGTGGCAGACAAAGAACAATCCATGAATGGCCCTCTCGCTCGTCTTGATCCATTCACACAACTTGTAGAGATTGAATTTCCTAACAGCAAAGCTTGCACAGTGTCATACAAAAGCTCAGGCACCCTGGCAAAATTTCTGTTACTGTGACCAGCTAAGTAAGAAAAAGATGgcctgatcaccaaaaggcataaagctgaagatgacaaatttctttaatattttaagcaagattacttttttatttccatcatttacctttttaaaataatgaaaaggtaaaagggCATGAAGGAAAAGTGTGGGCACCTGCATGGTCCTTACTTAGTAACACCCTGTTTGGTACAAATCACAGCCTGTAAGCACTTTTTGTGGCccgctaagagtctttcagttcttatttGGGGGATTTTCGCCCACTCATATTTACAAAAGGCTTCTAGTTCTGTGAGATTCTTGGTTCTGTCTTGCATGCATTGCTCTTTTGAGTTTTATACACTGTGAAGCCCAGGgcatgtacagccaccctaacccaacacagacaagcagGACACAAGTTTCTCCACACtgcacacctttatttacaggTGAGAAGCACTTTCTTCGCTACTCACAAGAGCACAATGTCCACAACACCAAGCACAGTCTTTCTTGCTTCCAGTCCTTttaacctccactcctccttacaggttttttccttcttcctccctACTCTGGCCATTGAATAGTGGtgactggccccttttattgggcacccagattgactccaggggcctcatgcataacgcagtgcatagaattcacactaaaacatggcaaacggacaaaagcagaaatatgcacaaaaaaatccagatgcataaatctgtgcgtacaccaacttctgctccataaatcccggtcagcatgaaaagtaactcacgtgcacacgcctgccacCACTTCACAACTCCTCCCATAATTAcacctctttcaatatgcaaatcaatataaatagcccttaagctcagcattctgtgaaattATGATGGCTAAAGCActggggaaaaatagaagaatttcagcgaataccaagtggaggcaaagaaaaacgtactatttgttggtttaaacagtgatataaataacaaaagaaagtcGAGTAAcatagagtggtggagaaactcaaaagttcaagttcacaaagtctcacagtacctgaaataaaaaagaagttatcagatatcaaagtcgctgtgaaaaggcgagtcgtagcccaccgtctgagtctCCTATGAAAGCACATTAgggtacacagaaaaaaaaatagacacacagtgggggaaaaaagcttgaaatgtcaactttaatctcgaaatttccactttaatcatgtagtttattttgtcattaaagtagaacatcataaacttcatcttaaaattgtttagttatgttgggatttgagaaactagtaaattaaagtaacatgttaaatgcttttattGTATTTGGGCACTTTTAATTCAAGACTATGTGTTGTAtgcgtgtgaatcactacgtgcttcttaaatgggctttctcttcttccgacagaacacagaatccattacattcgtgatgttacagctctttgaataatttaaatactgagatgtatatttgatatcatgctgtagagctgtgattccacacccGGATGCAGTGTGAtgaatacttgagagtaacaacgctaaggctactatggtatttggaatagtttggccattccatgaaccattatattgttacaggttaattacaatcagatgccttaaattaattaacaatatgtggttaatttcagtgtatttgataaagccgcgtcaggaatgtggatctaaaaaagaaaggaaaaccacactggaacaaaagcactacattgacactgggtgctgccagtttgcaaaaccaagcgggtaacttgcgtacgccaaggatttagctggcgtgaaaatgtgcatggctttacaccaagtttagttttatacACCATGATGTGatcgtggaaacgggagtatgcaacatttttgtgcatacacaccatttatacatgaagccccaggcaTCCAATGACCAACTTCCTGCAACACctcctggtatggcggaagtgctgctaaaCAGGGCCCTCCTGGTGATGGCAATTGGCCccagcaaggttgagcttccatgcttcaaaCTCGTGGCCCCAttgcaagccaagggggctgccctctatcagtCTGGGGGAGACAGTATCCAGAGTAAGCCCTCTCCCCCCGTCTTTCTGTGCTGAAGGCATCACTGCTGGGAATGGGTCCAGGCAGTCTGTCACACCACATATTGTCGTTAATGTTCAgatcaaggaactgagagagccaTGACAAAACATTAAGCTTGGGCCTTTGTGAATTCTGGGGTGCAGTTCTGATTATTATCCTTTTGTAGAAGccatactcttttcatttttagcttTTATAGATGGTGTGATGCTTGCTTCAgaattttctaatatttaattgaatccattcttccctctaccagtgAACAGTTCCCGGTGCTCCTGGCTTCAACACAAGCCTGAAACGTGATTGATCTTCTCCCATCCTTAACAGTGAGAGACGTTTTCTTGTCATGGAATTCTGTGcactttttcctccaaacacacctttgcacatttggccaaaatattattttttgacttcatcagttcaCGTGGCTTagttccaaaatgcatcaggcttgtttagatgttcatctgcAACCTTTAAATTTTGTGGTgaggaaatgtttctttttatggCTCTTCCTTGGAGGTCATATTTCTGGTGGTgttgctgcacagtagaacagtgcatcaCCACTCCAGAATCTGACTACAAAAGACCACCAGGAAGCTTTATGACACAGGGGTTTAGATTTGCCATTCTAGCAATGCTATGAGCAGTTGTCTTGGAAAGTTGTCTTGGTCTTCCTGACCTCAACTTAATTTCCACCATTGCTGTCAACTGCCATCTCTTAATAACATTACCAATGGAGGATGTGGCTACTTGGAAACTATTTGACATCTTCTATAGTCTTTTCCTGCTTTGtgactataaattattttattcctaAGAGTGTTAGatagctgcttagaggagcccatggctgctgattgctggGACAAGGATTCCTTGGCCTTGGCCATTCCTAATGATGATTGTAAACAAGCCAAAGACCTAAGGAGCTAATTAGGGTCTGACATCTTGGGGGAAAAAAGATATCTGAGACCTCCGATCTCTTGGGGTGCACAAACATTTCTAGGTTACTCCTTTTTTCACTatacaaatcaaaaataagacacaaatcttgtttaaaatgcagaaaagaatgTTTTAGCTTTAACTTTATGGCTTTTGGAGATCAATTAATCTGATAttgacttaactattcacagtaagtTATTTTCATCAGGGGGGTCCCCACACATTTGCATGTCACTGTGTATGAGATGTCATGAAAGTGTTCATCTTGGTAATGCTACGTCTGAAAAGGATCATCTGCTTGGCAGAGTATATTGTGCATCCAAGTGAAGAATTAAATGACGGAACCCTTAATTTTCTACTAAAGAAAATGGTGGTGtatctaaaatgataaattgcaattatttttgaggGATTTTTCCGTCCTGTCCTGATCATATGTCTGGTTCTTTTCAGACAGTGCCATTATTGACAGCTAAGACACATTTGTTTCCTTTGCAGTTTTCTTGCTTTTGCTGCTTTGTTGAAAGTCGATGTGCTCAGCTGTGTGTTGTACCTAAACGTTTCTCATCAGATTAGTTACAAAAAATGTCTTTGCTTTAAatacaccacaactaacaaataactttttcattttaaactttatatataaaattcctaTCACATTTCAGATActttaagatttttctttttttttcttgtaatcattccatacaaatagatcaatttttacaaaaagtaggatagaaaacaaatcaaccctcacccctgagaaagagagcatagccAACGGAGTAAAGCTTAAAGCttttgaaaaaatacataaattgattAGTTTTAATAGGtggaaaaagataaatggagatgaAAAAGAAGTGGGAAGAGcgttacttcctcagtgctttaagagcttattctaaaatattattgattagatcctgccaggttttgaaaaagttctgcatagatcctctaactgagaattagattttttccaatttcaaataatataaaacatcagtttcccactgacttaaaagaggagagttaggattcttccaatttaacaaaataagtctgcgtgccaaaagtgtggtgaatgcaatcaccgtttgcttgtccttctccacttcaagtccatctggaagaacaccaaacacagctgttaatgggttaggagggattgtgataccaaggctgtctgaaaggcacttaaaaatgtttgtccagaaggatgttaatttggtgcaggcccaaaacatgtgacccagtgaggctgggagtTGATTGCAGCGTtgacaggttggatcttgccctggaaacattttggacaactttaagtgagacagatgtgcttgatatataattttgagttgaataaatgtatgcacatatggagctcgagtgaattctctgcattgctaccttccactccttttgtgatatgttgagtgagagatctttttcccattgtcctcttggatcttttaaagggagggactgtaaaataattttatacatatattgtagaaatgctgtctgagtcctcgaaactgagaaatattttttccagcatagaggagggTGCGAGATGAGGtgaatcgggcaggttctgtttaacaaagtttctgatttgaagattgtgaaagaaatgtgttgctggaaagttaaatttggaatgtagctgttcataggatgcaaagatgttctctatataaagatctctaagcaatttaatcccaaatcttttccagatattaaaaactgcatatgtttgcgagggttgaaaaaggtggttcacatgcagaggtgccacagataaaagattctccatcttaaaatgcttcctacattggtttcatattcttagtgagtgaagcacaactgggttattggtatattggcaataacttgcatttattaggACACAAagtagggaatataaagaagtactgcaggattttatttctattgcggaccaagcctgtgtatgttcatccatttgtgtccatgttcaggtttttatagcttgtatgtttgctgcccactaataaaactgaaagttaggtagagccatgccaccttctgccttaggtctttggatacgtggatgttttgagttccaaataattgaggttatggttgaatctaattgctttaaaaatgatttattggtgtatattggaatattttaatataaaaataaaagcttaggaagtatattcatcttaacaacattagttcttccagctagagtgagatgaagggttgaccatctatgcaagtcttgcttaactttttccatacagacggcaaaattttgttgttacagagctttgtttacttgtgatatttatccttaggtatttaaactgatatgcaatgataaaaggaaaggtgtccaatctaatattgtatgcttgagaattcactggaaagagcacacttttattcaaattaattctgagaccagagatcttttgaaattctgtaagtgctgttaagactgcatgcacagtattttgtgggtctgatatatacagtaccatatcatctgcaaatagagaaattttctgttcttgTCCTTCTCTGATGATCCCCTTTATCTggtaagcatttcaacagtgaactgccagtggttcaatggctattgcaaatagcaatggtgacaaggggcatcattatttggtaccacgttctagtctaAAGTAggctgaacaaatgttgttaatacaagctgaagcttctggattggtatacagtgatccctcgctatatcgcgcttcaccttttgcggcttcactccatcgcagattttatatgtaagcatatttaaatatatatcgcggattttttgctggttcgcggatgtctgcggacaatgggtcttttaatttctggtacatgcttcctcagttggtttgcccagttgatttcatacaagggacgctactggcagatggctgagaagctagattgcttacttttctctttctctctcttgcgcagactttctctgatcctgacgtatggggattgagcaggggggctgtttgcacacctagacgatacggacgctcgtctaaaaatgctgaaagattatcttcacgttgctatcttttgtgcagctgcttcctgaaacgacatgctgcacagtgcttcgcatacttaaaagctctaagggcacgtattgatttttgactgaaaaacaaactctgtctctctctctccctgctcctgacggaggggatgtgagctgccgccttcaacagctttgtgccgcggtgcttcgcatacttaaaagcaaacagccctattgatttgtttgctagagattgttttctctatctatgtgacattctgtgctcctgacatgcactcttttgaagaggaagatatgtttgcattcttttaattgtgagacagaactgtcatctctgtcttgtcatggagcacagtttaaacttttgaaaaagagacaaatgtttgtttgcagtgtttgaataacgttcctgtatctctacaacctcctgtgtttctgcgcaaatctgtgacccaagcatgacaatctaaaaataaccatataaacatatggtttctacttcgcagattttcttatttcgcgggtggctctggaacgcaacccccacgatggaggagggattactgtatagtagtttgatccatgcacaaatgttggggccaaacccaaatttctctaatgtagtgataggtagttccattcaatcatgtcaaatgctttttctgcatccaacgatgataatatctctggggtctttgactttgttggtgaatatattacattaaacaggcgttgaagattggaagctaaatgtCGACCTTtattaaatccagtttgatcttgtgatattaccgaaggcagcactttctccatccttctagctaggatttttgaaagtatcttaaaaccattattcagaagtgaaattggcctgtatgatgcacactgtaataagtccttattttgtttagggaagacAGTGATTAATACTTGGTGAAACGTTTGacgtagaatttgattgtctctggcttctgtaaatgttgctaataagagggaagctagctaagtggagaatttcttataacatTCTACACGGGCCTGCTGCTTTctcgctctgaagtgactttatagcatctagtatttctgatagggtcagaggtttatccaattcctctgcactgagagtatctatttgtggtatctatattttatccagaaatgcattagattgtgtgttgtcttctttaagaTATTTCCAAacagcagttattttcttcatcagtttCCACGCTGTGCACTCTGTTAATGCTGCGCGTGTCCTCAGCTTAATATATTCCATTTCATGAAATCGGTAGACCAGTCAACCAACTACAAGCTGATTtcacaataaacagcaaaaactggGCAATTTTAATTCAAGACTGATTAATTTGTGTAGCACTactgtttaattcagttgtatttcttctttttagcactcttcattgagtgcaggcttGGACTGCTTGATGTTTGCAGCCATAACAGAGATAATAAttacatacatgaacacacacattggATCAAATTGACTGTAAAACCTGGCAAATTTTAGCTTAGTCAACATAAGTAAGTCCTGATAGTAGACACCCTTTAACATTATAATGGTGAGTATAAATGTCACCAGCGTGTCACAAAGGTTACCAGTCCTGGTGTTACCTGCCACTCCCCTGTAGAGCTGAAACACCAACAGCTGCGCTCTTCCTCGGTTTTCTCATCTTCTAATTTTtctccaaggtcaatgcagcttCTGTTGGCCTGTGCACTGAGGCATCACTCATCCATTGCTCTCTTTTGCTTTGGTGAatgaaagaagacattttgttgtttgtttttttgtcaagtGGTTTTAGTTGTGTGGATAAATGTCAGGACACATTCTAATTATTGAAGGTGCACTTTTCATACTTGGCATGACATTCTGCTTTATATAGTACCCTCCATAATGGCTGAGACAATGAAACATTCTTCTTGCATTTACTCCTTTAATCTACTGTTTcaaattacagaataaataattcagatgtaattaaagtacacattactgattttcatttaaggggatttgcaaacatttcagtcacatcttgtagaaatgacagcactttttctgaatcgtcctcccatttcagggcaccgtaatgtttgggacaattggtgccagaggtgtttgtgattcctcagatgTTTCATTGCTTTATTCTTGCAGCCCAAAGACACCTCAGCTTACTCCTACCTACAGACTACCTTTGgtctctgtagttgccattgttcaacatgagggcaagagctgtgcTAATGAATGTCAAAGAAgctggaaaataataatgaaatcattaGAGAGATCGGAAAAACCTTAAGATTACCCAAATCAACTATCTGGGATGTCAATaacaagaaagaacacactggtgagttcAGTAATCATAAAGGGACTTGTACACCAAGTAAGACCACCACTACTGAACACAGACGTTGCTGCAGATTTCAATTTGATCACTACTTGCATACCCTGATGGTAACGACATTGCATGTATCTCTCTACCGTCTTAagtataccatcccatacagatggcattACGTGGCTCAGAGTGACTGAGAGATTCCTCACCAGTCaggcagttcacactgaaaagctgccatcaccaaataacccacagctgttaagacctgtaagagaaaagggattgtgtgatttctgcatggtggtctctgtaatgaaggctgcagttcagcacacacttcaaaGAGGATGGCAGTAGGGAGTCTAAATCAGCTAAGTCACCATCATGAGCCATCATTGTGATACATCAAAACTCACTTCTTGTGTAGCCTGTCAAAtatcagaatgtgaaatgtgtaatgaaatgagattttctattCAGTTCTTCGTTTTTCCACCTGGAGTTGCTAAATTGCCAAGACAAATAAAGTCTGCATGGGACTTACAAATGCTCAAAACTTGAGGGAACTTTGAGCCAATTTAAATGGCAAGTTCTActtttataaatcctaactttTCATAAGAAACAGTTTTCATATATGTGTCCAAGCATAAGGAagttttatacatgtggcccTGGTGAGAAGTTGTAATAGAGAAtgtaaaatgaacaaattaagtGCGTTTTCCAAGTACAACAAAATTTTTATAATTGCTTATGCTGATCAAAGGTTGTTCCTAATTTCAGCCATCATGTTTTGAATGTGAGTTAATGTTGATAATAAGGCAGCGaattgaaaataaatgcatttttttttccgttttgttttaaattttacacaggaaTGAAAGATCACTGCAGTGTGGAATGTGGCAGAGAATTCTATAACAGGAGTGCTCTTCAGAAACACAAGAGAGTTCACACCAGAGAGAAGacatattgctgtactgaatgtggtaaacagttttcacaaaaaggccatcttcagatacacacgagagttcacaccagagagaagccatattgctgtaatgaatgtggtaaacagttttcacaaaaaggcGCTCTTCAGACtcacacaagagttcacactggagagaagccgtattgctgtaatgaatgtggtaaacagttttcacaaaaaggaCTTCTTCAGACtcacacaagagttcacactggagagaagccgtattacTGTAATCAATGTGGAAAgcagttttcacaaaaaggcTTTCTTCAGATGcacacaagagttcacaccggagagaagccatattactgtaatgaatgtggtaaacagttttcacaaaaaggccatcttcagatacacatgagagttcacaccggagagaagccatattgctgtaatgaatgcggtaaacagttttcacataaaggCTATCTTCAGATACACgctagagttcacaccggagagaagccatattgctgtaataaatgtggtaaacagttttcacagataGTCAGTCTACAGagacacacaagagttcacaacagaataaaatCAGTAGCAGTTCAAAAACCAGTCTAGAAAAACAAGAACCCTTCAGGACTCAAGAGTGAGGTTCAGTCGTGTCTTGAAAAGTAAGCAAACTAAACTATTGTTAAGAAATGAATCTCAAAGAGAAgtcatattgctgtttggaatgtggcaaacaaatctCTCAGAGCAGTACACTTCAGAGAAACACCAGAATTCCCACAGGAGAGAAGTACAACTGAAGtgtcctgactaaagagtgagTTTCACTCCTGAATGGACAGTAAGCACATGTAACGACTCAAATCTATCCTACTTAATGTTGTGTCAAAAACAAATTAGCATGGAGGAGACATAGAAGTTTatatcctttttccttttccagaaacaaaataaagaacagggcGTCATACAAACGGCTTCTCACCAAAGGCTCTACAGCCTCCACCATGCGCCTAGCTCTGTTTTCATAACATacgtatctatatatatatataaaggagagtcgggatccgtgtggctgtgtttgtggagggatggagagttaaggcgggtgttggagttcATTCGCTAGAAACTCTGCAAGAGGTACAACTTACCAGCACCACAAAGACACTGGGACCACAACTCAGAGCGAACAATGGAAAATGAGGAGGTGCAGGTCACTTGTAGCACAGcaatactgactgactgaaaaataGAGGCCAGACAACCAGACTAAAAAAGCCTGGATAATAGAAGTATCAGTCCCTAGTCACTATTCAGTCCTAAGAATGGAGAGGCTAAAAGgtaacaaaataccaaaaaatgccATCTGAGATATGCTAGATGAAATATGggaccaaaaaaaatgtaaactgttcTTCTTGTTCTAGGATCAACAGGACagataaagaaaaactttcagacCCATGTTGACAAATCACAATACCTCCTTCTGACCTGTGAGGAagacatatttagaattaagatgcttcagtctttccaaataataaagtatggtgctaatagaactataagaaacatgtcacttatgtattaataaataaggatgtaTTAAGCTAACTGAACTAATGTAACTTAATACAGACGCTAAGCTGTAAGAGAGTAttcttgtaagacaaatgtagtaaactaacttttaaggtagcttttgatattgtataatcaattattatgtgtgatgatcattatgtgcgaAATGTAAGCTCTAATAAGAATGTGCTGTGCATTAACCGACTGTATAACATTAATCCTTTTATAAGCTCAActaagattcttaaattgtaacggCCACATAGCTGTTGAAGTGTTGTAACCTTAATGGTGCAGAAGAAAAGGGGAGTACGTTTTCTTAAGTGCTGTCTCTGTAACTGTCTTGCAAAACTAGCCATAAAGACTAACAAGTACTTCTGCACATAATGATCTAATGTGTCATGTTAAGCTACTTGCAAACTCTGCATGACCTCAGATTGAACTGCCATACTTTCTCTTCTTGTTTAGTAAACAGACTGGTATAAAACTGAGCTAACTCCCTTCTTTGGACAGGCTGTCTGATCTGACCTGTCATTAGCAAATTGAGGTGGCAGGTGGAGGCAGCCTCTCTGCTCACCAAGgataaagaaattgatttttattttatattggtgtccgTTTCCTTGTCGTTCCCGACTTTCAGCATCCACACCTGCAAAAAGAAGCCTTAGTAGGGACAATGTAGGTTCTACACTGAgtccttgtgtatatatattgtggtggacggctgacAGCTCGTCCTAGCCAGgacgcccctgtgatggaaggatggaggaaggcagTTTTTCCCGGTCACTGCCTCTCCCAAAACAGTAGATGGCAGTTTTCCTTGGATCTGGCGGGGCTGCGAATTCTCGCAGGGCATCCTGGATTTTGGATTTCGGCAATACACCCCTACTGCTGGGTGCTGCCTGGCGACGCTATAGGGAGACTGGGGAGTCTATTATTTATATAGCCCGGCAGTACTACAAAGTCACTGGGACGAAAGCacaaaagtacttccgggctgaagaaaaatataattctccacttgacccagaagtgccgaCGAATCATAGGGATGGAAggaaagaagcacttctgggttgaggACAATATATAAAGAACTGATGGAGACCCAGCAGGCGAGATAGACTTGGTTGGGAGTGTGATGGAGTTTGCTGGGA
The Erpetoichthys calabaricus chromosome 1 unlocalized genomic scaffold, fErpCal1.3 SUPER_1_unloc_27, whole genome shotgun sequence genome window above contains:
- the LOC114642002 gene encoding zinc finger protein 239-like encodes the protein MHFMNVEKAKAAVYWNISMDMKQDTCDVDANIMEKTVNIKEDDCEWESIYLKQESLSIKEEDSELQQVSIKEEPEEKSVSIEKHNHTNLDSVKEDNLQDGVVTRLDSSYSRHCSSPEPSINVKSESLESEPKRAVETTSVRAQKNKQPSSKKSGKRMKDHCSVECGREFYNRSALQKHKRVHTREKTYCCTECGKQFSQKGHLQIHTRVHTREKPYCCNECGKQFSQKGALQTHTRVHTGEKPYCCNECGKQFSQKGLLQTHTRVHTGEKPYYCNQCGKQFSQKGFLQMHTRVHTGEKPYYCNECGKQFSQKGHLQIHMRVHTGEKPYCCNECGKQFSHKGYLQIHARVHTGEKPYCCNKCGKQFSQIVSLQRHTRVHNRIKSVAVQKPV